TTAATAACGTTTTTTCTGACCCTCTGCTCTCAGCTCTCTGCTCTTCGCTCCGTTTCATGGCACATTTATTGCTTTTTTGTTAATGACGGAGGGGTGAGCTATGGATGAAGAGCAAAAAGAACAGAAGGCCGAAGAAAAGGCAGAGACAAAACCGGAGAAGAAAAAGAAGGCAGAAGGAAAACCGGAAAAGAAGGGGAAGATGAAGATAGTATTTTTCCTCGTTATCCTGGTCTTCTGCGGGGCAATAGGCGGCGGCTACGTTCTTTATGGTGACACAATAATGAAGAAATATTTTGGCGGGCAGAAAGAAGGGCAGTCAGAAGCGCAAAAAGAGGAGGACAATAAAAAGAAAAAGGATGGTGTAGGACCTATACTGGCGCTGGAGCCATTTGTTTTCAATCTCTCAGGAAACTCCGCCAGGTTCGCGAGAATATCCCTGGGGATAGAGTTGAAAGATCCGAAGATCATGGAAGAGGCAAAAAAGATGATTCCGGCGATCCGGGATAAAGCATTATCGGTCCTTGGTACGAAGGTGCCGGAGGTGCTTATGGATGTAAACCAGAGAAACGAGATAAAAAAAGAGATTTACGGCAGTCTGAAGGACCTGTTTAAAAACGGCGAAGAGCTTAGATCTGTCTATATAACGGATATCATTATCCAGTAAGAAGCTTAACAGTGAAGGGATCAGGTCTGTCTATATTCTATATAACGATTGTCAGCTAAGGAGTTTACATGGAACAGGTACTGTCTCAGGAAGAAATAGACGCGTTGCTTCATGGGATATCTGAGGGTGAGATAGAGACCCAGAAGGTTGAGGCACCGGAGGAGCATAAGGAAGCGAAGTCCTTCGATTATATCAGGTATACGAGAGGGAAAAAAGAAAGACTTCCTGCGCTGGATTTTATCTATGACAGGTTCTCCAAATCCTTCAGGTCGGCGCTCTCGCTTTTTATGGAGAAAGAGGTTGAGGTTGATCTCCAGCCGATCCAATACGTCGGTTATGAGGATTTTATCAAGACCCTGCCGCTGCCCACGAATATGAACATCGTTGTTACGGAAAACCTGAAGGGTTTTTACATAGTGATCTTTGACGCAAAGATGATCTTTTCTGTACTTGAGACTGTTTTTGGCAGCACGAATATTTCAGTCCCCAAGATCGTGGGCAGGGAATTTACGAAGATAGAGTTCAATGTGATTAAAAAATTGATCGATCTGGTCTCCGCTGAGATGGAGAAGGCGTGGGCGCCCGTTTATGAGATCAGGTGCAAGTATTCCAGGTCAGAGATAAACCCCAATTACATAACCATGGTGGCGCCGGAAGAAACAGTGGGGATAACCGAGTTCAACATTGAGATAGGCGATATGACAAGCTGGGTGAAGATATGTATGCCTTACGGGATACTGGAATCCATCAAGGGTTATCTCATAGCGACTCCGTCGAGGGAAGACATGGAGATGAGAGAAAAATGGTTTGGAAGATTAAAGGCAAGGGTTCTGGATGTCCCCATCGACGTGAGGGCGGTGCTTGGAAGAAAAAAGATGCCGCTGGAAGAATTTCTTAAGATGTCGGACGGAAGTGTGATTGCTGTCGACAGGTATATAAGCGATCCGGTGGATATTGAGATTCAGCAGAATACCAGGTTCAGGGGCAAAATGGGGATCTTCAAGGGAAACAAGGCAATAAGGGTCGAGGAATCCATCAACTAAGGAGGCACAATGGAAGAATTTGTGGGAGAAAATCAAAATCTTGTTGCTCCAAGGAAATTTGAGATCGATATCAGCAATCTTCTGGATATATCTGTTGAGATGTCCGTTGAAATAGGCAGGACAAAGATGCCGATAGGCGAACTCCTGGCACTTTCCAGGGGGTCAATAATCGAGCTCAACAGGATTGCCGGAGACCTTGTTGACATATATGTCAATGAAAAGCTGCTGGGCAGGGGGGAGATTGTTGTTGTGAACGAGCGACTTGGTGTGAGGATCATTGAAATAGTTACACCGAAGGAAAGGGTCCAGGAATTGGGATGATCGATCTATATGTAAATATCGTCAAGGTCATCCTGGTCCTCATCGGTATTGTAGCTGCCCTGTTTGTGGTGAAGAGATATGCCGGAAAATTTCAGATGAATCTCCACCCGAAGGATCCGCGGTATTCCCTCAGGAAGGTCGATACCATGCATCTCGGTTATAAAAAATTTATCTCTGTTGTTGAGATCAAGGACTACGTGCTTGTCATAGGCGCAGGAGATAAGGAGATGTCGCTCCTCGCAAAATGGAAAAAAGAAGGTCAGCAGTCATGAGATATATTCTCATAGGCCTTGTTATCATCACACTCTGCTCCATTCCCTGTTTTACCCATGCCAAAACGAGCAAGAATACGATTCAATCACAGGGTGATATTGTCGGTTCCCTTATGAAAAGTGAAGGAGGGAGCCGAAACCTTATCAATATCGTGATCGTGCTGACTGTCCTCGCTTTTGCGCCGGCAATCCTTTTGCTCATGAGTTCTTTTACGAGGATCATTATCGTCCTTTCCTTCCTGAGACAGGCCATAGGCATACCGCAGCTGCCGCCAAACCAGGTAATTATCGGGCTATCCCTGTTTCTGACTTTTTTCATCATGGCCCCGACATACGAAAAGGTCAATGCCAATGCCTTCTCGCCTTACATGAACAACAGGATCGGCTACGACGAGTTCGTAAGCAAGGCATCAAAGGAGATGGGTTCTTTCATGCTGAAGTTCACGAAGGAGAAGGACCTCGCGCTTTTTATGAATATTGCCGGACTAAAAAGACCCAACAATGTCGAAGAGGTACCGATACGGGTTATCGTGCCGGCATTCGCTATCAGCGAATTGAAAAGGGCTTTTCAGATCGGGTTTCTTCTGTACATACCGTTTCTTGTGATCGACATGGTGGTTGCAAGCGTCCTTCTGTCGGCAGGCATGATGATGCTTCCCCCGATATTTATATCGCTGCCTTTTAAACTTATGCTTTTTGTCCTTGTAGACGGGTGGAACCTGCTCATCGGTTCCATAATAAAAGGTTTTTTTTAGGAGAGAACAATGACCCAGGACCTGATCATACAGATCTTCAGAGATTTTTTAAAAACCTCTCTTATATTGATGGCCCCCATGCTGGTTGCGTCCCTTGTGGTCGGGTTCCTTGTGAGCATCTTCCAGGCGGCAACACAGATACATGAAATGACCCTGGTTTTTGTCCCCAAAATACTCATTATTGTCCTCTGCCTGATCCTGCTGTTCCCCTGGATGATGAATTTCATGGTTTCCTATACGGTAAACCTCTTTTCAAATATACCGGTTTATGTGAAATAGATGACAGTAATAACCCCTGATATCCAGCGACTGATGCTCATTTTCATCCGGATATTGTCGATGATGTGGTTGATCCCCCTGTTTTCATCAAGGATGGTATCGGGTCTCTTTAAGGCAGCCCTGTCTGTTCTGATTGCCTTCCTTCTTTTCGATTCTGTTAAAACGGGACCCCTGTTGGGCAATGATCCGGTTTCATGCCTTCTGTTGGTAATGAAAGAGGTCTTTGTCGGCGTGACGATCGGTTTTTTTGTGAGGATATTGTTCCTCGCAGTCAACGTGGCAGGCGAAATAATATCACTGCAGTCAGGCTTTTCCTTCGCCCGCTTCATGGACCCTTTTTCCATGCTCCAGATGTCTATTATGGAGCAGGTCACGAACCTGATGGCCATGATAATATTTTTCGCCGTTGATGCCCATCATATGCTTATCAAGGGGCTGGCAGTCAGCCTGAAGGAGCTGCCCGTAGGAGCCGCCGCGCTCAACCCTTCTTTGCTTCAGTACCTGATCAATACCACGGGAAAGATCTTTGCAACAGGCCTGCGTATAGGGGCTCCGATTATTATCGCCCTTTTTCTTGTAGACCTTTCGCTGGGCATTCTTTCAAAAATGATACCACAGGTGAATATCTTCGTTGAAGGTGTTTCTATGAAGATACTCATCACCGCAATAATATTCTCGTTTTCCCTGGCCGTTATTGTGCCGGGGATAGTCAACCTGTTTAAAGGTATGGATACGGAGTTTTTAAAGATTATAAGGATAATGGCGTAGATTATGCAGGAATCATACCAGGAAAAGACCGAACAGCCAACCGATAAGAGGCTCAATGAGGCGCGGGAAAAGGGACAGGTTGCCCAGTCGCGGGAGATGCCTACCTGTTTTATTATCCTTTTTTCGACGATATTCCTGTATTTTTCGATGACCCATGGTTTTCATGAGATGTTCAGGGTATATGTGAGCTACATGAGAAACATAAATCTGGACATCAACACCGGGAACATTTACAGCGTTATGTCATTCGGCATGTACAGGTGGTTATGGATTGTCGTACCGCTCCTGACCCTTTTTGTTGCCATGGCATTCTTCAGCACCGTATTGCAGACCGGATTTATGTGGAGTTCGGAGGCCCTTAAATTTGATGTTGAGAACATAAACCCGGCATCGGGGTTAAAGAAGATATTTTCCAAAAGATCGGCCGTTGAAGTTATCAAATCGCTCCTCAAGATCTTTATCATGGTCTACGTTGTCTACACGCTGATCGTCAGGGAACTTCCTCACATCTTTTCGCTGACCGGGCAGGACACGAGGTCTATTGTTGAATATCTCGGGAAGACATCATTCAACCTGGCTATCAAGATAGGGATTATTTTTCTTTTTATCGCCGGCGTGGATTTTCTTTACCAGAAGTGGCAGCACAAAAAAGACCTCATGATGACTGCCCAGGAAGTGAAAGAGGAATATAAGGAACACGAAGGGAACCCGTTGGTCAAGTCCAGGATAAGGAGCCTCCAGAGGGAGATGTCGCGGCGGAGAATGATTGAAGATGTAAAGACCGCTGATGTAGTTGTGACAAACCCGACAACCTATGCGATAGCGCTGAAATATGTGGCAGGAGAGATGCTTGCCCCGAAGGTAGTAGGTAAGGGAGCGGGATTTGTTGCTGCAAGGATCAAGGAAGTTGCGATGCTGCACAGAGTTCCTCTGGTTGAAAACAAACCGCTCGCGCAGGGGCTCTTTTTTGCAGTGAAGATCGGTGATTTTATTCCCGAAAAATTTTACCTGATTGTCGCTGAGTTGCTGGCAGTGGTTTATAAAAAGAAACATGGGGTATCATTATAATGGGATCGTTACGATCAATGATCAAGGCAAAAAGCGATCTTTTCGTCGCCATAAGCGTTGTTTTCGTAATCCTTATCATGATCGTGCCTCTCAATAGTTTTTTTATCGATATATTCCTGACATTAAGTATATCCCTATCTCTTTTAATACTTTTCATTGCGATGTATATCGGCAAACCGCTCGATTTTTCTGTTTTTCCGTCGGTGCTCCTGATCGTGACCCTCTTCAGACTTTCTTTAAATATTGCGTCAACGAGGCTGATCCTCGTGCATGGAGATGAAGGATCGCAGGCGGCAGGTCTTATCATCAAGGGTTTCGGCACGTTTATTGTCGGTGGAAATTATGTAGTGGGCGCTGTCGTGTTCCTTATCCTTATGATCATCAACTTTGTTGTCATCACAAAAGGTGCAGGCAGGGTGGCGGAAGTTGCCGCGCGGTTTACCCTTGATGCCATGCCGGGGAAGCAGATGAGCATTGACGCGGACCTTAACGCCGGGCTTGTTGATGACGCCGGTGCGAGAAGACGAAGGGAAAAGGTTGAAATGGAGGCGGATTTTTACGGCGCCATGGATGGCGCCAGCAAATTCGTAAGGGGCGACGCAATAGCGGGGATAATAATCATATTTGTGAATATCATCGGCGGTTTGGTTATTGGTGTTGTGCAGAAAGGAATGCCGGCAAATGACGCGCTCGCTGTGTATACGATATTAACGATAGGGGATGGTCTTGTAAGCCAGATCCCTGCCCTTTTAACGTCTACCGCCGCCGGTATTATCGTTACGAGGGCGGCAAGCGAGTCAAACCTCGGCAGTGATATCGTGAGCCAGCTCTTTACACAGCCCAGGGCGCTTATCCTCGCCTCTGTTGTTATATTCTCCATCGGTATGATCCCCGGTATTCCTCTCGTACCTTTTCTTATTCTTTCAGCAATCACGTTCGGTATGAGTCATTTTTTGAAGAAGTCGGCAGAGGAAGAGATAACCGGCACACCTGAATTGCCGGCTGAAGAGAAAGAGAAGACCGACTTCATTCAACCTATGGAGATACTCGAAATAGAGATCGGGTATGGGATGATACCGATAGTTGACCCCGAACAGGGCGGAGAGCTTCTCGACAAGCTGCGGGCTATAAGAAAACAGATGGGGATGGAACTCGGCATAGTAGTGCCTCCGATGAAGTTGAGGGATAACCTTCAATTGAAGGCCTTTGAATACCTGATCCTCCTCAAGGGTATAGAAATGGGAAGAGGAGAGATGCTTCCCGGGAATGTCCTTGCCATGGGAGGCGAAGGCAAAAAGGGAATAAAAGACGGAATACCGACAAAAGAGCCGGTATTTAATCTTGATGCATACTGGATCAGCGAAAAAGAGAGAGACAGGTATATGGCAGAAGGGTTTACTGTTGTTGACCACCCGACCATTATTGCCACGCACCTGACCGAGATATTGAGAAATAATGCGCACGAGTTGATGACAAGGCAGGAAACACAGAAGCTGATAGATTCAGTAGCTGCTACCCACCCGAAGGTCGTTGAGGAATTAAGTCAGAACCAGATGAATGTCGGGATCATCCAGAAGGTCTTGCAGAATCTCTTAAGGGAACAGGTCTCCATAAGGGATCTCGTGACCATTCTTGAATCAATTGCCGACGCATCGACATCGTCGAGGGACACTGACCTGATAACTGAATTTGTGAGACAGCGAATGTCGAGGAGTATATTGAAGCCGTACCTCGTGGACGGGGTACTTAATATCCTTATTCTGGAAAAATCACTGGAAGAGAAGATGATCAACGGCCTGCAGCAGTCTGACCAGGGATCGTTCCTTGCCCTTGACCTGTCCTTCAGTCAACGTCTCATAGAAAAGATAGGGAATGAGGTAAGAAAGGCGCTGATGCAGAACGTGCAACCCATGTTGCTTGTCCACCCTGTTCTGAGGGGGAGATTAAGGAGGTTTCTTGAACGTTACATACAGGGTATTACCGTTATTTCGCATAACGAGATCCCACCGCAAATAAAAATGCAATCAGTGGGGGTAATAAGAATCAATGAGGGTTAAGACCCATAGCTTTGAAGATATCAGGCAGGGCATGGAGAAGATCAAAGAGACATACGGCCCTGATACTATTATCGTGGACATTAAACACAATAACCATAACGGATACGGCTGGTCGAAAAAGAGCTGTGAGATCTCCGTGGCCCTCGATGGTGATCCGGAACTTAGAGAAAATGAACTTGGTGAGCTTCGGAAAAGGACAGAGTCGATATGGAGCCAGACAGCGCAATTTTTAAGTGAAAAATTGATCTCCGTTGAATCTGAGATGATTATGGACAGGGTGAAGACTTACCCCCTGCCGTTGAAGGTCTTATTCGAGAAGATCGTTAAAAACGGTGTAAATATGCACCTCGCCATGTCTATGATCTCTGAAGTATATGGCGAAATAGGACAACTTGCAGGGAACAGCATAAAGGCCGCCTTTTTTCTGAAAAGCATTATCGCCAGGCGAATATCCATATCCGATATAACTGATTCCGATGGAGCCGTTATGCTTCTTGGGCCTACAGGCGCCGGGAAAACAGAGACAGCAAAGAAACTGGCCAGGCTGCTGTCGGGCAGACAGAAACTGGCTACCGTCATGGTCTTTGATCCGATAAAGAGAGGGAGCTATGATGAATGCAGGATCTTTTCTGAAAACACGGGGATACCTTTTGTATTTACCACCAGCATTGACGATCTCTGCGTCAAGGTCAGCAAGGCCACAGGCAGGATAATCATAGATATTACCGGGCATGTTGATTTTCAGGAAAAGATCGCGGAAAGGTTGCCGATGATGGAAAAGGTTATCATATTGCCGGCAGGGGCGCGTGACGAGAAGATGAAGGGCTACCTGAATAAATTCAAAAATACGAACCATGTTGCAGGTGTTATCTTTACAAAACTTGACGAAGAGGATTCTCTTGGTCACCTCTGTCATAACCTGATTGACCTGGATCAGCCTCTTTGTTCCGTAACGACGGGAATTAATCTTGAGGATATTGTGATACCGAACGTCGAAATGCTGGGAAAACTATTCTTAGAGGGTAACCAATGGAAAAGAGAAGGAAGAGAATTATTACAGTAACGAGCGGAAAGGGCGGGGTCGGGAAGTCGTCCATAGTTTCGAACCTGGCCTATATGCTGAGCAGCATGAACGAACGCACATTTATACTCGATGCGGACCTTTCACTGGGGAACATCGATATCATGTTCGGTATGATCCCGAAATATAATATGAAGGATTTGATCGAAGGGGGCAGGCACATTGAAGAGATAGTGATGGAAGGACCCTGCGGTATAAAGATCATCCCCGCAACATCCGGGGTATATGAGTTTTCCAACCTGAGCACTGAGGAGAAAAAGATACTCTTTTCTTCCCTGCAGACACTGCCGGAGTATGACTTTCTGATTGTTGACACCTCTGCGGGGATCTCATCGAACGTTATCTCTTTTAACGCGATGAGCGAGGATATTTTTGTTGTTGTTACTCCAGACCCCTCCAGTATCACCGACTCATACGCTGTCATCAAGGTATTGGAAAAAAAGACGGGGAGAAAGGATTTCAATATCGTTGTCAACATGGTGAAGGATGAAGAAGAGGCGCTGGATATCTTTCAGAAGCTCATTAATGTGTCTGACAGGTTTTTGAATGTCTACCTGAACTATTTCGGCTATATCCCCCTTGATGTAAATATTAGCCAGGCAATAAAGAAGCAGAGATTATGGGTCGAGCATTTTCCGGAAACAATGGCGACAAAGGCCCTTTCTCGGATATGCAACAGGCTGGTGTCGTAAACGATGTGGAAAAGAGCATACGCCGGATCAATGACGGAAAGAGAAAAGACGATAGAGGAATTTATTCCTATCATCAAACATCTTGCCTATAAGGTCTCGAAGAGGTTTGATGATGACAATGTCATTGATGATCTCATTTCGGCCGGTATTGTCGGTCTACTCGAAACGATGGAAAAGTTCGATGCGAACAAGGGGATCAAGCTGAACACCTTTGCCTATCTGAGGATCCGCGGCGCCATGATAGACGAATTGAGATCGAGGGATTGGTTTCCAAGAAGCGCGCGTACCAAATCAAAAAGGATCAGTGAAGTAATACGGAAACTTGAAAACACGCTCGGGAGAATTCCCGGGGAAGAAGAAATAGCCGCAGAGCTGAACATGGATGTTGAGGAGTACCTCACAATGCTTAAAGACTACGGCAACCTTTCAGTTTTAAGCATTGAGGACCTCCACGAGATATCGGGAGAAGACCGCGAGGCTGTTATCAGATATGTAACGAATGAAAAAGAAGATCCGGAGAAATGCGCGGAACTCTATGAGATCGAAGGAATCCTTGCGGAAGAGTTCGATAAATTGCCGGAAAGACAGAGACTTGTACTGAGCCTCTATTATCATGAAGATATGAATATGAAGGAGATTGCAAGGACACTCGGCATCACCGAGGCGAGGATATGCCAGATCCATTCCCAGGCGGTCCTGAACCTCAGGTCCCTCATGAAAAAACATCTGAAGAATTAAAGTTTGTCCGTAGCATACCGATAATACCAGTAGAATCAGCATGGATAATGACCGCATACTGAATAAACTCAAGGCAGTCAATATGCTGCCGACATTTCCTGCTACCGTGGGGAGGGTAATGGACCTGATCCAGGATCCGATGAGCTCTGCGGCCGATCTTGCAAAGAGCATGGACCCGTCAATGGTGAGCGAGGTGCTGAGGATTGCAAATACGGCCTATTTCGGGACGAAGAACTTCAGAAACATATCTTCGATCGAACATGCGATCGCCATTATAGGCCTTGAGCATCTTTCAACAATCATACTTCAAATGCCTTTCATCTCCATGGTAAAAGGGGATACCGGGTTCGACCGTGAGAAATTTATAGAACATTCGATCATGTGCGGTGTTCTGTCAAAGACAATAAGTTCATCAACTAAGTTCGGGAATCCCAACGAGGTCTACATCGGCGGGATGATGCATGATATAGGGTCGATCATCATCTACCGGTATTTCAGAAGCGAATGGGATCAGGCATGTTCGCTGGTACGGGAAAGGGGCATGCCCTGGCCTGAGGCAGAGAGAGATATCTTTTCCATGGACCACGGTTATATAGGCGCAATCCTCCTGGAATTGTGGAATATACCGAAGGAGATCACTGATGGCGTAATGTTCCACCACTGTCCCGGTAAGGCCAAAGGGAATCGTGGAAACGTAATGGCTATCTATCTGGGCAACAGGTTTTCAAAACTGATCAATATCCATGATGATCTTCCGGGCTTTGATGATTTTTTAAACAGGTACAGGCCTTTCCTGAACATTGATGATGAGCCTGGTCTGCAGCTTTCGCCGAGCGATGAAATAATATTCTATGAAAAGATATACGCTTGTGCAAGAAAGACGCAGCATTATATCCACGGAGTGATAAGGGAAAAGGAATGATAAAGGTACTTGTCGTTGATGATTCTATTGTTATGAGAAAGGTCATAGCGAGGATCCTTGAAAAGGACCAGCAGATACAGGTCGTAGGAACTGCTGTGGACGGCAGGGATGCGCTGGAGAAGATTGAGTCCCTGCAGCCCGACGTGATGACCCTGGACATAGAGATGCCCGTGATGAACGGGATCGATGTTTTAAAACAAGTCATGTCAAAAAGGCCTATGCCCGTGATTATGATGAGCGCCCTTACAAAAGAAGGCGCCGATATTACGATTGAAGCGCTCAATCTGGGCGCCTGTGATTTTATTACGAAGGATTTTTCCAGCTCTTCGTTATCCGCAGCGTGCATTGAAAGTGAGCTTGTCGGCAAAGTAAAAGATGTCGTGAAGAATAAGACAAAATATCTGCTTAAAAGACTGGATGCCATTAAAAAACCGGTTACGTTAAATCCGGACAAGAAGATCAAACACGAGATACTCTCAATCGGGGCTTCTACAGGCGGTCCCCCCGTTCTCCAGCATATACTGTCGAGTCTGCCGAAGGATTTTCCCGTACCCGTGGTGATCGCTCAGCACATGCCGAAGATATTCACGCAGTCTTTTGCGCAGAGGCTCAACGCGCTTTCCCGGCTGGAGGTTAAGGAGGCGGAAGATAGAGAGGTGCTGAGGGCGGGTGTCGTACTGGTAGCACCGGGGGATACCCATATAAGCCTGAAAAGGAGAGGCAGGGATGTTTTTGTGGAATTTGTCAATGGCGCACAATTTATTTACAGGCCATCGGTTGATCTTCTCATGTCAACCACCGCGGAGGCATATGAATCGCTGTCTATCGGGGTCATCCTGACCGGGATGGGAAGCGACGGATTGGCCGGCATGAAGGAACTGAAATCAAAAAGAGGATATATAATAGCCCAGAACGAAGAAACCTGCGTGGTATACGGGATGCCCAAGGCGGTTGTGAATGCGAACATTACCGACGCAATACTGCCTGTAGACAAAATACCGGAAGAGATTATGAGGGTGCTATGAACCAGATGGCAGGACAATCAACAAAACAGAGGACAATGGATAAACGAAGGTTGTCGCGTTTGATAGGGTTGTTGAAAAGCGGTGATAATTACGAGAAGGAAAAGGTTGTTGAGACATTAATATCGGTGCCGGACAAGAATACCGTTCAGTCGGTGGTACCGTTGTTGTATGAGGACAATACGAGCGTCAGGATGGCGGCTCATGAGGTGTTAAAGAAGACGGGTTCTCTTGACATAGACAGGATTATTGCCCTCCTTGATGACGAAAATGAAGACGTAAGGGTATATGCCTGTGAGATACTGGCAGGCATAGGCGACAATCGTGCGCTGCCTGCAATTATCAGAAAGATATATGAGGACGAGGATAACGTGAGAAATGCCGCCTGTATGGCCCTCGGGGAATTCAGTGATGAACGGGCGGTCAGGGCGCTTCTGGATGCGTTAAAGGATGACGAATGGATGGTCTTTTCCGCGGTCTATAGCCTCGGTAAGATCGGCAACCCGGAGGCTGTCGGGCCGCTTTTTGAACTCTTCAAAAACGGATCCGAAGAACTGTCTGTTGCCGCCTGCGAGGTGCTCATTGATTTTAATGACAAAAGGGTTCTGGATGAGATGTTCGAACAGATGAGACGGTGGGACAGCGGAAAACGGGGGATGTATTTAAAGGTTATCCTGGAAAAAGGTAATGAGGCCACCTTTCAGAAATTGAAAGAAAAGATAGAAGACGAATTATTCGAGCACCTTCTGAACGGTCTGCGGGGCGAGGAAAAGAGATCGATCGAATTTTTGAGGATGTTGAGCAATTTCAGGAACAAGAAGGCCTGCGACGCAATGTTGGATTCTCTCAGCGTTATGGACAGGGAGGCAGAGGAATTCAATGAAGCCCTGGAATTTTTTATATCGCTCCGGGAGGTATGGAGCGAATACACAGAAGAATACCTGGGGCGTACAGAGGAGTATCTGCTGCCGTTCATCCGGGCATGCAGGGTCGCAAGGGTTCACGTTGAAGAGCACCTGTTGTTAAAGGTCTTTCGTTCGTCATCTGTTGATGTAAAAAGAGAACTCATTATCAGCCTTCCCGATATTGTTGATGGAAACGGGCGATCGATAGTCATGGAAGGAATGAACGATGTTGACGGGCACATCAAGGGTGATTCGGTTATTGTCGCGGGGCTCATGCAGCTGAGCGATTTGAAAGATATGATCCTTGATGTCGCGAAAGGCGGATTTCCGGACGTGAGGATCAAGGCGTTGAAAGTCCTGATTGCCTTTGATCCGGAGGAGGCAGGCAAGACCATTGAAAATTTTGTTTATAACGGTTCAAGCGAGGACAAAAAGGTATACCTTGCCAATGCGTATCTTCTGAACGGCGACACCAACCTGCCTTTTACACAATATTTGTTGCATGACCCTGATGAAAATGTGAAGAGGAGCGCCCTGGGCGTCATGGGTAATTTCGTCAACGACAAAAGATACCTGGATCTGCTGGAGGCCTTTTTAATCGATGCAAACATTCCCCACGAGATATTGAAGGTTATCAAGGAAAAAAAACTGCGTCAATTCAAGGACCGCCTGATCAGTATCTTTACTGATCCAGGCAAGGGTTTGTGGACGCGGTACTACGCCCTTTCCGCGCTGGGCGCCTTTGAGGACCATTCGTTGTTTGATACCTTTGTCCGTGGTTTGAATGAGGACAAGAATCTCGTAAAGATAGGCTGCATAAAGGCACTTGCCGACCTGAAAGATAAAAGTGCGATAGGTTTCATCGCACCCTTTCTGGATGATCCCGATGAGGATGTCAGGTCAACGACTACATTTGTTTTGAGTGAGTTGGAGATGCTCGGGGAATGAAAC
The Syntrophorhabdaceae bacterium genome window above contains:
- a CDS encoding HDOD domain-containing protein, encoding MDNDRILNKLKAVNMLPTFPATVGRVMDLIQDPMSSAADLAKSMDPSMVSEVLRIANTAYFGTKNFRNISSIEHAIAIIGLEHLSTIILQMPFISMVKGDTGFDREKFIEHSIMCGVLSKTISSSTKFGNPNEVYIGGMMHDIGSIIIYRYFRSEWDQACSLVRERGMPWPEAERDIFSMDHGYIGAILLELWNIPKEITDGVMFHHCPGKAKGNRGNVMAIYLGNRFSKLINIHDDLPGFDDFLNRYRPFLNIDDEPGLQLSPSDEIIFYEKIYACARKTQHYIHGVIREKE
- a CDS encoding FliA/WhiG family RNA polymerase sigma factor; amino-acid sequence: MWKRAYAGSMTEREKTIEEFIPIIKHLAYKVSKRFDDDNVIDDLISAGIVGLLETMEKFDANKGIKLNTFAYLRIRGAMIDELRSRDWFPRSARTKSKRISEVIRKLENTLGRIPGEEEIAAELNMDVEEYLTMLKDYGNLSVLSIEDLHEISGEDREAVIRYVTNEKEDPEKCAELYEIEGILAEEFDKLPERQRLVLSLYYHEDMNMKEIARTLGITEARICQIHSQAVLNLRSLMKKHLKN
- a CDS encoding MinD/ParA family protein; amino-acid sequence: MEKRRKRIITVTSGKGGVGKSSIVSNLAYMLSSMNERTFILDADLSLGNIDIMFGMIPKYNMKDLIEGGRHIEEIVMEGPCGIKIIPATSGVYEFSNLSTEEKKILFSSLQTLPEYDFLIVDTSAGISSNVISFNAMSEDIFVVVTPDPSSITDSYAVIKVLEKKTGRKDFNIVVNMVKDEEEALDIFQKLINVSDRFLNVYLNYFGYIPLDVNISQAIKKQRLWVEHFPETMATKALSRICNRLVS
- a CDS encoding chemotaxis response regulator protein-glutamate methylesterase → MIKVLVVDDSIVMRKVIARILEKDQQIQVVGTAVDGRDALEKIESLQPDVMTLDIEMPVMNGIDVLKQVMSKRPMPVIMMSALTKEGADITIEALNLGACDFITKDFSSSSLSAACIESELVGKVKDVVKNKTKYLLKRLDAIKKPVTLNPDKKIKHEILSIGASTGGPPVLQHILSSLPKDFPVPVVIAQHMPKIFTQSFAQRLNALSRLEVKEAEDREVLRAGVVLVAPGDTHISLKRRGRDVFVEFVNGAQFIYRPSVDLLMSTTAEAYESLSIGVILTGMGSDGLAGMKELKSKRGYIIAQNEETCVVYGMPKAVVNANITDAILPVDKIPEEIMRVL
- the flhA gene encoding flagellar biosynthesis protein FlhA, translated to MGSLRSMIKAKSDLFVAISVVFVILIMIVPLNSFFIDIFLTLSISLSLLILFIAMYIGKPLDFSVFPSVLLIVTLFRLSLNIASTRLILVHGDEGSQAAGLIIKGFGTFIVGGNYVVGAVVFLILMIINFVVITKGAGRVAEVAARFTLDAMPGKQMSIDADLNAGLVDDAGARRRREKVEMEADFYGAMDGASKFVRGDAIAGIIIIFVNIIGGLVIGVVQKGMPANDALAVYTILTIGDGLVSQIPALLTSTAAGIIVTRAASESNLGSDIVSQLFTQPRALILASVVIFSIGMIPGIPLVPFLILSAITFGMSHFLKKSAEEEITGTPELPAEEKEKTDFIQPMEILEIEIGYGMIPIVDPEQGGELLDKLRAIRKQMGMELGIVVPPMKLRDNLQLKAFEYLILLKGIEMGRGEMLPGNVLAMGGEGKKGIKDGIPTKEPVFNLDAYWISEKERDRYMAEGFTVVDHPTIIATHLTEILRNNAHELMTRQETQKLIDSVAATHPKVVEELSQNQMNVGIIQKVLQNLLREQVSIRDLVTILESIADASTSSRDTDLITEFVRQRMSRSILKPYLVDGVLNILILEKSLEEKMINGLQQSDQGSFLALDLSFSQRLIEKIGNEVRKALMQNVQPMLLVHPVLRGRLRRFLERYIQGITVISHNEIPPQIKMQSVGVIRINEG